One genomic segment of Helianthus annuus cultivar XRQ/B chromosome 14, HanXRQr2.0-SUNRISE, whole genome shotgun sequence includes these proteins:
- the LOC118486736 gene encoding uncharacterized protein LOC118486736 isoform X1, producing MPGSSSLSIREPCFCRHMNKADEIILSIPSDATCKLWGVDKGPTNVMIHTDDGRIFNVWLSESKGNLFFFQGWSNVTQHLGLSEGCLPLVAPIDAVNEIYEEPHSRVHRFSRMAGTDFMLPDRVSQMAKLNLGLKDITVRLLNRDPSVQFTNGTRRERTRKGFRYALRRWSKFMKTAGIKVRDTVDYSFDENEQVLSVEKVVAYVSCGN from the exons ATGCCTGGATCTTCTTCATTAAG TATCAGAGAACCCTGTTTCTGTAGGCATATGAATAAAGCAGACGAGATTATTCTG TCTATTCCTTCTGATGCTACTTGCAAGCTGTGGGGTGTGGATAAAGGCCCTACAAATGTTATGATACATACTGATGATGGCCGGATTTTTAATGTTTGGTTAAGCGAATCTAAAGGAAATTTGTTCTTTTTCCAAGGATGGTCCAATGTAACCCAACATTTGGGACTATCCGAAGGATGTTTG CCTTTAGTTGCACCTATTGATGCTGTGAATGAAATTTATGAAGAACCACATAGTCGTGTTCATCGGTTTTCCCGTATGGCTGGTACCGATTTT ATGCTTCCCGATCGTGTTTCTCAAATGGCCAAACTTAATCTTGGTTTAAAAGATATAACCGTCAGACTTTTGAATCGGGATCCCTCAGTGCAGTTTACCAACGGTACTAGACGTGAAAGGACACGTAAAGGTTTTCGATATGCGTTAAGGCGATGGTCGAAGTTCATGAAAACTGCTGGAATTAAGGTCCGTGACACCGTTGACTATTCTTTTGACGAAAATGAGCAAGTTCTAAGTGTTGAAAAGGTTGTAGCTTACGTTAGTTGTGGTAATTAG
- the LOC118486736 gene encoding uncharacterized protein LOC118486736 isoform X2, translating into MPGSSSLREPCFCRHMNKADEIILSIPSDATCKLWGVDKGPTNVMIHTDDGRIFNVWLSESKGNLFFFQGWSNVTQHLGLSEGCLPLVAPIDAVNEIYEEPHSRVHRFSRMAGTDFMLPDRVSQMAKLNLGLKDITVRLLNRDPSVQFTNGTRRERTRKGFRYALRRWSKFMKTAGIKVRDTVDYSFDENEQVLSVEKVVAYVSCGN; encoded by the exons ATGCCTGGATCTTCTTCATTAAG AGAACCCTGTTTCTGTAGGCATATGAATAAAGCAGACGAGATTATTCTG TCTATTCCTTCTGATGCTACTTGCAAGCTGTGGGGTGTGGATAAAGGCCCTACAAATGTTATGATACATACTGATGATGGCCGGATTTTTAATGTTTGGTTAAGCGAATCTAAAGGAAATTTGTTCTTTTTCCAAGGATGGTCCAATGTAACCCAACATTTGGGACTATCCGAAGGATGTTTG CCTTTAGTTGCACCTATTGATGCTGTGAATGAAATTTATGAAGAACCACATAGTCGTGTTCATCGGTTTTCCCGTATGGCTGGTACCGATTTT ATGCTTCCCGATCGTGTTTCTCAAATGGCCAAACTTAATCTTGGTTTAAAAGATATAACCGTCAGACTTTTGAATCGGGATCCCTCAGTGCAGTTTACCAACGGTACTAGACGTGAAAGGACACGTAAAGGTTTTCGATATGCGTTAAGGCGATGGTCGAAGTTCATGAAAACTGCTGGAATTAAGGTCCGTGACACCGTTGACTATTCTTTTGACGAAAATGAGCAAGTTCTAAGTGTTGAAAAGGTTGTAGCTTACGTTAGTTGTGGTAATTAG
- the LOC118486735 gene encoding uncharacterized protein LOC118486735 yields MELASEGNFPKELKALLNKRFAFKIAIASFNIKKKSDGYSVSKLTENPSIIKDLDRHFDAFQPADEEPLNAVGSDLNPTVNIQIRDSVSCTVDEDTPMSNLNNNMFTTPFGPHNSSYSNMLENELKRNLDAVYDVDLCSSESSTKPRMGDCENNEGLDVKAKLEK; encoded by the exons ATGGAG TTAGCCAGCGAAGGTAACTTTCCCAAGGAGCTGAAGGCATTGCTAAACAAGAGGTTTGCGTTTAAGATAGCCATAGCTTCGTTTAACATAAAAAAGAAATCAGATGGCTACTCGGTGTCGAAGTTGACTGAAAATCCTTCAATCATCAAAGATCTTGATAGGCATTTTGATGCTTTCCAG CCTGCTGATGAAGAACCTTTAAATGCTGTTGGTTCTGATCTAAATCCAACTGTTAACATTCAAATCCGG GATTCTGTTTCCTGTACCGTCGATGAAGACACTCCCATGTCCAATTTAAACAACAACATGTTTACTACACCCTTTGGACCTCATAATAGTAGTTATTCAAATATGCTGGAGAATGAACTTAAGCGTAATTTGGATGCGGTTTATGATGTGGATTTATGTTCTTCTGAGTCTTCAACTAAACCGCGTATGGGTGATTGTGAGAACAATGAAGGTTTGGATGTGAAAGCAAAGTTGGAAAAGTAG